In the Populus trichocarpa isolate Nisqually-1 chromosome 1, P.trichocarpa_v4.1, whole genome shotgun sequence genome, one interval contains:
- the LOC7457654 gene encoding LOW QUALITY PROTEIN: subtilisin-like protease SBT5.4 (The sequence of the model RefSeq protein was modified relative to this genomic sequence to represent the inferred CDS: deleted 2 bases in 1 codon; substituted 2 bases at 2 genomic stop codons), protein MGESSFSPSSSSGEKSFSESSLTTLDVKAMTKSHFDMLGTYLDRKEKVEDQMLYSYTRCINGFAAVLDESQVAALNDNPGVVSIFENKENRMYTTHSWDFLGFEKNGVPSLYSLQKKANFGEDIIIGNLDSGKAMSLDLXEKNSXPGPYCFLSPVILSYIFWLHATDLGVWPESKSFNDEGMGPVPSKWKGTCDDGGGVTCNKKLIGARYFNKGFAANNGPVPEEWNTARDDASGHGTHTLSTAGGSYVPGVNVYGVGNGTAKGGAPKARVATYKVCWPSANGGCTDADILAAYDAAISDGVDVISVSLGSDEPIQFYEDGISIGSLHAIKKGIPVIAAGGNNGPSDGSITNGAPWLFTIGASTMDREIFTTVTLGDKKLFKGKTLASKNLPDGKLYPLINGAEAALAEATPRDAQLCLDGTLDPNKVSGKIILCLRGQSPRLPKGYEAERAGAVGMILANDIISGDELYLEAYELPSAHITYADGESVMDYIKATRNPTASISPAITNFGVKPSPAMAKFSSRGPSKIEPAVLKPDVTAPGVDVIAAFTEAIGPSRRPFDKRRTPYMVMSGTSMSCPHVSGIVGLLRAIHPDWSPAALKSAIMTTAKTKCNNKKRMLDYDGQLATPFMYGAGHVQPNLAADPGLVYDTNVNDYLSFLCAHGYNKTLLNAFSDGPYTCPENFSFADFNYPSITVPDLKGPVTVTRRVKNVGAPGTYTVSIKAPAKVSVVVEPSSLEFKQAGEEQLFKLTLKPIMDGMPKDYEFGHLTWSDGLHRVKSPLVVKHV, encoded by the exons ATGGGAGAATCTTCATTTtccccatcatcatcatcaggaGAGAAATCATTTTCCGAGTCATCGTTGACAACATTAGATGTTAAAGCAATGACAAAATCACACTTTGATATGCTTGGAACATACTTGGACAG AAAAGAGAAGGTTGAGGATCAGATGCTTTACTCTTACACTAGATGTATCAATGGTTTTGCTGCAGTTCTCGACGAATCTCAGGTTGCAGCACTTAATG ATAATCCAGGGGTGGTATCGATTTTTGAGAACAAAGAAAACAGAATGTACACAACACATTCATGGGATTTTCTTGGATTTGAGAAAAATGGAGTACCTTCTCTCTACTCGCTTCAGAAGAAGGCAAACTTTGGAGAAGATATAATTATTGGAAATCTTGACAGTGGTAAGGCTATGTCCTTGgatttataagagaaaaatagcTAACCAGGTCCATATTGTTTCTTGTCACCTGTAATACtctcttacatt ttttggtTGCATGCCACTGATTTAGGTGTATGGCCGGAATCTAAGAGCTTTAACGATGAAGGGATGGGTCCTGTGCCATCAAAATGGAAGGGGACTTGTGATGATGGAGGTGGAGTAACTTGTAATAA AAAGCTTATTGGCGCAAGGTACTTTAACAAAGGTTTTGCTGCTAACAATGGCCCTGTACCGGAAGAGTGGAATACTGCTCGTGACGATGCCTCAGGCCACGGGACCCACACCTTATCAACTGCTGGTGGTAGCTATGTTCCTGGAGTAAATGTTTATGGTGTTGGCAATGGAACTGCTAAGGGTGGAGCGCCAAAAGCTCGTGTAGCTACTTACAAGGTATGCTGGCCTTCCGCTAATGGTGGATGCACTGATGCTGATATCTTGGCTGCCTATGATGCTGCCATTTCTGATGGAGTTGATGTGATCTCAGTGTCACTGGGCTCTGACGAGCCTATACAATTTTATGAAGATGGAATCTCCATTGGCTCCCTCCATGCCATTAAGAAAGGCATTCCAGTGATTGCTGCAGGAGGCAATAATGGACCAAGTGATGGATCCATAACAAATGGGGCTCCCTGGTTGTTCACGATTGGTGCTAGTACAATGGATCGTGAGATTTTTACCACTGTTACTCTTGGCGACAAGAAGCTTTTCAAG GGAAAAACTCTGGCAAGTAAAAACCTGCCGGATGGAAAATTATATCCACTAATTAACGGTGCAGAAGCAGCGCTTGCCGAAGCAACACCTAGAGATGC ACAACTATGCTTAGATGGAACACTTGATCCCAACAAGGTTTCTGGGAAAATCATACTGTGCCTTCGAGGACAAAGCCCGAGACTGCCGAAGGGATACGAGGCTGAGCGTGCTGGCGCTGTTGGGATGATATTAGCTAATGATATTATATCTGGGGACGAACTTTACTTGGAAGCTTATGAGCTCCCGTCTGCCCATATCACTTATGCTGATGGTGAATCTGTCATGGACTACATCAAAGCAACCAG AAATCCTACAGCATCAATTAGCCCTGCAATTACAAATTTTGGAGTAAAGCCAAGTCCAGCAATGGCCAAATTCTCATCAAGGGGACCTAGTAAAATTGAGCCAGCAGTACTTAAG CCTGATGTCACCGCACCTGGGGTCGATGTAATTGCTGCTTTCACCGAGGCTATAGGGCCATCTAGAAGACCATTTGACAAGCGCCGGACTCCTTACATGGTAATGTCTGGCACTTCAATGTCATGCCCTCATGTTTCCGGCATTGTTGGCCTTCTTAGAGCTATCCATCCAGATTGGAGTCCAGCTGCTCTTAAATCTGCAATCATGACAACAG caaaaacaaaatgtaacaACAAGAAGAGAATGCTTGATTATGATGGACAACTTGCAACCCCATTTATGTATGGTGCTGGACATGTGCAGCCAAACTTGGCAGCAGATCCTGGCCTAGTTTACGACACAAACGTGAATGATTACCTAAGCTTCTTGTGTGCCCATGGCTATAACAAGACCTTGCTGAACGCATTCTCAGATGGACCTTATACATGCCCTGAGAATTTTAGTTTTGCTGATTTCAACTACCCTTCAATCACAGTTCCTGATCTTAAAGGCCCAGTAACTGTTACTCGCCGAGTGAAGAACGTAGGGGCTCCAGGAACATACACGGTTAGCATTAAGGCACCAGCCAAGGTTTCAGTAGTTGTTGAACCTTCTAGCTTGGAGTTCAAGCAAGCTGGTGAAGAGCAACTTTTCAAGCTTACTCTTAAGCCTATAATGGACGGCATGCCTAAAGACTACGAATTTGGGCATCTAACATGGTCAGATGGCTTGCACCGTGTCAAGAGTCCTCTTGTAGTGAAGCATGTGTAG
- the LOC7471700 gene encoding uncharacterized protein LOC7471700: MCCGGRMCMLCTCLILLVILIGLSFGFGVFKNGFHKLKDHLDVCDPNAIGSFCGGGGGGKASRPFLGFPAPPPGSF, translated from the coding sequence ATGTGCTGTGGAGGTCGAATGTGCATGCTGTGCACATGTTTGATACTATTGGTGATCTTGATTGGCTTATCGTTCGGTTTTGGagttttcaagaatgggtttCACAAGTTGAAGGATCACCTTGATGTTTGTGATCCTAACGCTATTGGTTCATTttgcggcggcggcggcggcggcaaGGCTTCAAGGCCTTTCTTGGGTTTCCCTGCTCCCCCTCCTGGCTCTTTCTAG
- the LOC7457657 gene encoding uncharacterized protein LOC7457657 translates to MQSSKAPAPMEVEIAPREQKSEGTLPAKPKFEPLKAHEMSDGRVQFRKVSVPSHRYSPLKKAWMEIYTPVYEQMKIDIRMNLKARKVELKTRSDTPDVSNLQKCADFVHAFMLGFDVIDAIALLRLDELYVESFEIKDVKTLRGEHLSRAIGRLSGKGGKTKFAIENATKTRIVIADTKIHILGSFQNIKVARDSLCSLILGSPAGKVYSKLRQVTARLAERF, encoded by the coding sequence ATGCAGTCCAGCAAAGCCCCTGCACCAATGGAAGTTGAAATAGCTCCACGTGAACAGAAGTCTGAGGGCACTTTGCCTGCAAAGCCAAAGTTTGAGCCTTTGAAAGCTCATGAAATGTCTGATGGTCGAGTTCAGTTTAGAAAAGTCTCAGTCCCGTCGCATCGGTATTCGCCCCTTAAAAAAGCATGGATGGAAATATACACTCCTGTATATGAGCAAATGAAGATTGATATCCGTATGAACCTCAAAGCCAGAAAGGTTGAATTGAAAACTAGATCAGACACACCTGACGTAAGTAACCTACAAAAGTGTGCAGATTTTGTGCATGCTTTCATGTTAGGTTTTGATGTGATAGATGCCATTGCTCTTTTGCGTTTGGATGAGCTCTATGTTGAATCTTTTGAAATTAAGGATGTTAAAACACTACGAGGTGAGCATTTGTCTCGGGCCATTGGGAGATTGTCTGGTAAGGGTGGCAAAACAAAGTTTGCCATTGAAAATGCTACCAAGACAAGGATTGTGATTGCCGACACCAAGATTCACATATTAGGatcttttcaaaatatcaaagttGCGAGGGATTCTCTTTGCAGCCTCATTTTAGGGTCCCCTGCTGGAAAGGTATACTCAAAACTTAGACAAGTTACGGCTAGATTGGCAGAGagattttaa
- the LOC7457658 gene encoding protein DNA-DAMAGE INDUCIBLE 1, translated as MRITVMTVGEQIISLEVDPHESVENVKALLEVETQVPLQQQQLLYNGREMKNNDKLSALGVKDEDLVMMVSNSAAISAPSNNLGLNPDGSAVNPGAFQQHLRSDSNTMAQLFQADPELAQAVLGNDLNKLQELLRQRHRQRSELRRQQEEEFALLEADPFDVEAQKKIEAAIRQKGIDENWAAALEYNPEAFARVIMLYVDMEVNGVPLKAFVDSGAQSTIISKSCAERCGLLRLLDQRYKGIAHGVGQSEILGRIHVAPIKIGNIFYPCSFMVLDAPNMEFLFGLDMLRKHQCIIDLKENVLRMGGGEVSVPFLQEKDIPSRFLDEERYSKEASSSGNPVTSGTTVKKNDPPAGGQSSGVARGGATQGPDFEAKVAKLVELGFGREAVIQALRLFDGNEEQAAGFLFGG; from the exons ATGAGAATCACTGTAATGACAGTAGGTGAACAGATCATATCTCTTGAAGTTGACCCTCATGAATCT GTTGAAAACGTGAAAGCTTTACTTGAAGTAGAG ACGCAGGTGCCactccagcagcagcagctgctcTATAATGGGAGGGAGATGAAGAATAATGATAAATTAAGTGCATTGGGTGTTAAGGATGAGGATTTGGTCATGATGGTCTCTAATTCTGCTGCTATTag TGCCCCCTCCAATAATCTTGGCTTAAATCCTGATGGATCTGCTGTGAACCCTGGAGCTTTCCAGCAGCACCTTCGAAGTGATTCTAATACAATGGCTCAACTATTTCAG GCTGATCCTGAACTTGCCCAAGCTGTTCTTGGAAACGATCTCAACAAACTGCAGGAACTTCTTAGGCAACGCCATCGCCAAAGATCTGAATTACGACGTCAACAAGAAGAGGAATTT GCCCTCCTTGAAGCAGATCCCTTTGACGTAGAGGcacaaaagaaaattgaagctGCCATTCGTCAG AAAGGAATTGACGAGAACTGGGCAGCGGCCTTGGAATACAACCCTGAAGCTTTTGCCAGGGTG ATTATGTTGTATGTTGACATGGAGGTTAATGGTGTCCCTTTAAAG GCATTCGTTGATAGTGGTGCTCAGTCCACGATAATATCAAAAAGCTGTGCCGAGCGATGCGG ATTGTTGAGACTTCTAGATCAACGATACAAAGGCATTGCTCATGGAGTTGGACAATCGGAGATATTGGGTCGTATTCATGTAGCTCCAATCAAG ATTGGGAatatattttatccttgttcCTTCATGGTACTGGATGCTCCTAACATGGAATTCCTCTTTGGGCTTGATATGCTCCGCAAGCACCAG TGTATTATTGATTTAAAGGAGAATGTTTTGAGAATGGGTGGTGGAGAAGTTTCTGTACCATTTCTGCAAG AAAAGGACATTCCTTCTCGTTTTCTTGATGAAGAGAGGTATTCAAAAGAAGCATCCAGCTCTGGAAACCCA GTGACATCAGGAACAACAGTGAAGAAGAATGATCCACCAGCTGGAGGTCAATCTTCTG GAGTTGCACGCGGTGGCGCGACacag GGACCTGACTTTGAAGCCAAAGTTGCAAAGCTTGTTGAGCTAGGGTTTGGAAGAGAGGCAGTTATACAAGCTCTTAGATTATTTGATGGAAATGAAGAACAGGCTGCTGGATTTCTTTTTGGCGGCTGA
- the LOC7457655 gene encoding subtilisin-like protease SBT5.4 isoform X2, with translation MRLLRLSPLALSVLLLYLFQTCAAKKSYIVYMGESSFSPLSSTGESSSELDVQHMTKSHFDLLGSCLESKENVQDVMIYSYTKCINGFAANLNEAQVAAMKGNPGVISVFENKERMLHTTHSWEFMGFEANGAPTLSSLQKKANFGEGVIIANLDTGVWPESKSFNDEGMGPVPSRWKGTCQAGGGFKCNKKLIGARYFNKGFASASPTPIPTEWNTARDTEGHGSHTLSTAGGSFVPGASIFGYGNGTAKGGSPKAHVAAYKVCWPSDNGGCFDADILAAFDAAIGDGVDVISMSLGPHQAVEFLQDGMAIGSFNAIKKGIPVVASAGNSGPVAGSVAHGAPWLFTIGASTLDREFSATVTLGNKKFFKGSSVASKGLPAGKFYPLINAAEARLPTAPAADAQLCQNGTLDPKKVAGKIIVCLRGINSRVVKGHEAELAGAVGMILANDEESGSEILSDPHMLPAAHLTFTDGQAVMNYIKSTKNPTASISPVHTDLGVVPNPVMAAFSSRGPSLIEPAILKPDVTAPGVDVIAAYTEALGPSELPFDKRRTPYITMSGTSMSCPHVSGIVGLLRAIHPDWSPAALKSAIMTTAKTISNSKKRILDADGQPATPFAYGAGHVNPNRAADPGLVYDTNEIDYLNFLCAHGYNSTFIIEFSGVPYKCPENASLAEFNYPSITVPDLNGPVTVTRRVKNVGAPGTYTVKAKAPPEVSVVVEPSSLEFKKAGEEKIFKVTFKPVVNGMPKDYTFGHLTWSDSNGHHVKSPLVVKHA, from the exons ATGAGGCTCTTAAGGTTGTCTCCCTTAGCTCTATCTGTCCTTCTCCTTTATCTCTTTCAGACTTGTGCTGCCAAAAAG TCTTACATAGTTTACATGGGAGAGTCTTCGTTTTCCCCATTATCATCAACTGGAGAGAGTTCTTCAGAATTAGATGTGCAGCACATGACCAAATCACACTTTGATCTTCTTGGATCATGCTTGGAGAG CAAAGAGAATGTCCAGGATGTGATGATTTACTCTTACACTAAATGTATCAATGGTTTTGCTGCAAACCTCAATGAAGCTCAAGTAGCTGCCATGAAAG GTAATCCGGGAGTGATATCGGTTTTCGAGAACAAAGAAAGAATGTTGCACACAACACATTCATGGGAATTTATGGGATTTGAAGCAAATGGAGCACCTACCCTCAGCTCGCTTCAGAAGAAGGCAAACTTTGGTGAAGGTGTAATCATTGCAAATCTTGATACCG GTGTATGGCCAGAATCCAAGAGCTTTAATGATGAGGGAATGGGCCCTGTGCCATCAAGATGGAAGGGAACTTGTCAGGCTGGAGGTGGATTTAAGTGCAACAA AAAGCTTATTGGTGCAAGGTACTTCAACAAAGGTTTTGCTTCTGCAAGTCCTACTCCAATCCCTACAGAGTGGAATACTGCCCGTGACACCGAGGGCCACGGTTCCCACACCTTATCTACAGCTGGTGGTAGCTTTGTTCCTGGAGCGAGTATTTTTGGTTATGGGAATGGAACTGCTAAAGGTGGATCGCCAAAAGCTCACGTGGCTGCTTACAAAGTATGCTGGCCTTCAGACAATGGTGGATGCTTTGATGCAGATATCTTGGCAGCTTTTGATGCTGCCATAGGTGATGGAGTTGATGTGATCTCAATGTCGTTGGGTCCACATCAAGCTGTAGAATTTTTGCAAGATGGAATGGCCATTGGCTCCTTCAATGCCATCAAGAAAGGCATTCCCGTCGTTGCTTCAGCCGGCAATAGCGGACCAGTTGCTGGGTCCGTGGCTCATGGGGCTCCCTGGTTGTTTACGATTGGTGCTAGTACACTGGATCGTGAGTTTTCAGCCACTGTTACTCTTGGCAACAAGAAGTTTTTCAAG GGATCAAGTGTTGCAAGTAAAGGCTTACCAGCTGGGAAATTCTATCCATTGATCAATGCCGCAGAAGCAAGGCTTCCTACAGCACCAGCTGCAGATGC TCAGCTATGCCAAAATGGAACACTTGATCCCAAGAAGGTTGCAGGGAAAATTATAGTATGCCTTCGAGGAATAAACAGTAGAGTAGTAAAAGGACATGAGGCTGAGCTTGCTGGTGCCGTTGGGATGATATTGGCAAATGATGAAGAAAGTGGAAGTGAAATTTTGTCCGATCCTCATATGCTCCCTGCTGCCCACCTCACGTTCACTGATGGTCAAGCTGTAATGAACTACATCAAGTCGACCAA AAATCCTACAGCATCAATTAGTCCAGTACATACAGATTTAGGAGTCGTGCCGAATCCTGTGATGGCTGCATTCTCATCAAGGGGACCTAGTTTAATTGAGCCAGCAATACTCAAG CCTGATGTCACTGCACCTGGGGTTGATGTAATCGCTGCTTACACTGAAGCTCTAGGGCCATCTGAACTACCTTTTGACAAGCGTCGGACACCTTACATCACCATGTCTGGCACTTCAATGTCATGCCCTCATGTTTCCGGCATTGTTGGCCTCCTTAGAGCTATCCATCCAGATTGGAGTCCAGCTGCTCTTAAATCTGCAATCATGACAACAG CAAAAACAATATCTAACTCCAAGAAGAGAATACTCGATGCTGATGGCCAACCTGCGACACCATTTGCATATGGTGCAGGACATGTGAATCCAAATCGTGCAGCAGATCCTGGCCTAGTTTATGACACGAACGAGATTGATTACCTTAACTTCTTATGTGCCCATGGCTATAACAGTACCTTCATAATAGAATTCTCAGGCGTGCCTTATAAATGTCCTGAGAATGCTAGCTTGGCTGAATTCAACTATCCTTCAATCACAGTACCTGATCTCAATGGCCCAGTGACTGTTACTCGCCGAGTGAAGAACGTAGGGGCTCCGGGCACATACACAGTCAAAGCTAAGGCACCACCTGAGGTTTCAGTGGTTGTTGAACCTTCAAGCTTGGAATTCAAGAAAGCCGGTGAAGAGAAGATTTTCAAGGTTACTTTTAAGCCTGTAGTGAATGGAATGCCGAAAGACTACACATTTGGGCACCTTACGTGGTCAGATAGCAACGGCCATCATGTCAAGAGTCCTCTTGTGGTGAAGCATGCGTAG
- the LOC7457655 gene encoding subtilisin-like protease SBT5.4 isoform X1, producing MRLLRLSPLALSVLLLYLFQTCAAKKSYIVYMGESSFSPLSSTGESSSELDVQHMTKSHFDLLGSCLESKENVQDVMIYSYTKCINGFAANLNEAQVAAMKGNPGVISVFENKERMLHTTHSWEFMGFEANGAPTLSSLQKKANFGEGVIIANLDTGKVLSLKLQGKNLNSVHIGSLPIVILSYIFWLRTITIGVWPESKSFNDEGMGPVPSRWKGTCQAGGGFKCNKKLIGARYFNKGFASASPTPIPTEWNTARDTEGHGSHTLSTAGGSFVPGASIFGYGNGTAKGGSPKAHVAAYKVCWPSDNGGCFDADILAAFDAAIGDGVDVISMSLGPHQAVEFLQDGMAIGSFNAIKKGIPVVASAGNSGPVAGSVAHGAPWLFTIGASTLDREFSATVTLGNKKFFKGSSVASKGLPAGKFYPLINAAEARLPTAPAADAQLCQNGTLDPKKVAGKIIVCLRGINSRVVKGHEAELAGAVGMILANDEESGSEILSDPHMLPAAHLTFTDGQAVMNYIKSTKNPTASISPVHTDLGVVPNPVMAAFSSRGPSLIEPAILKPDVTAPGVDVIAAYTEALGPSELPFDKRRTPYITMSGTSMSCPHVSGIVGLLRAIHPDWSPAALKSAIMTTAKTISNSKKRILDADGQPATPFAYGAGHVNPNRAADPGLVYDTNEIDYLNFLCAHGYNSTFIIEFSGVPYKCPENASLAEFNYPSITVPDLNGPVTVTRRVKNVGAPGTYTVKAKAPPEVSVVVEPSSLEFKKAGEEKIFKVTFKPVVNGMPKDYTFGHLTWSDSNGHHVKSPLVVKHA from the exons ATGAGGCTCTTAAGGTTGTCTCCCTTAGCTCTATCTGTCCTTCTCCTTTATCTCTTTCAGACTTGTGCTGCCAAAAAG TCTTACATAGTTTACATGGGAGAGTCTTCGTTTTCCCCATTATCATCAACTGGAGAGAGTTCTTCAGAATTAGATGTGCAGCACATGACCAAATCACACTTTGATCTTCTTGGATCATGCTTGGAGAG CAAAGAGAATGTCCAGGATGTGATGATTTACTCTTACACTAAATGTATCAATGGTTTTGCTGCAAACCTCAATGAAGCTCAAGTAGCTGCCATGAAAG GTAATCCGGGAGTGATATCGGTTTTCGAGAACAAAGAAAGAATGTTGCACACAACACATTCATGGGAATTTATGGGATTTGAAGCAAATGGAGCACCTACCCTCAGCTCGCTTCAGAAGAAGGCAAACTTTGGTGAAGGTGTAATCATTGCAAATCTTGATACCGGTAAGGTTCTGTCCTTGAAGCTCCAAGGGAAAAATCTTAACAGTGTTCATATTGGTTCTTTGCCAATTGTAATACTCTCTTACATTTTTTGGCTGCGTACTATCACTATAGGTGTATGGCCAGAATCCAAGAGCTTTAATGATGAGGGAATGGGCCCTGTGCCATCAAGATGGAAGGGAACTTGTCAGGCTGGAGGTGGATTTAAGTGCAACAA AAAGCTTATTGGTGCAAGGTACTTCAACAAAGGTTTTGCTTCTGCAAGTCCTACTCCAATCCCTACAGAGTGGAATACTGCCCGTGACACCGAGGGCCACGGTTCCCACACCTTATCTACAGCTGGTGGTAGCTTTGTTCCTGGAGCGAGTATTTTTGGTTATGGGAATGGAACTGCTAAAGGTGGATCGCCAAAAGCTCACGTGGCTGCTTACAAAGTATGCTGGCCTTCAGACAATGGTGGATGCTTTGATGCAGATATCTTGGCAGCTTTTGATGCTGCCATAGGTGATGGAGTTGATGTGATCTCAATGTCGTTGGGTCCACATCAAGCTGTAGAATTTTTGCAAGATGGAATGGCCATTGGCTCCTTCAATGCCATCAAGAAAGGCATTCCCGTCGTTGCTTCAGCCGGCAATAGCGGACCAGTTGCTGGGTCCGTGGCTCATGGGGCTCCCTGGTTGTTTACGATTGGTGCTAGTACACTGGATCGTGAGTTTTCAGCCACTGTTACTCTTGGCAACAAGAAGTTTTTCAAG GGATCAAGTGTTGCAAGTAAAGGCTTACCAGCTGGGAAATTCTATCCATTGATCAATGCCGCAGAAGCAAGGCTTCCTACAGCACCAGCTGCAGATGC TCAGCTATGCCAAAATGGAACACTTGATCCCAAGAAGGTTGCAGGGAAAATTATAGTATGCCTTCGAGGAATAAACAGTAGAGTAGTAAAAGGACATGAGGCTGAGCTTGCTGGTGCCGTTGGGATGATATTGGCAAATGATGAAGAAAGTGGAAGTGAAATTTTGTCCGATCCTCATATGCTCCCTGCTGCCCACCTCACGTTCACTGATGGTCAAGCTGTAATGAACTACATCAAGTCGACCAA AAATCCTACAGCATCAATTAGTCCAGTACATACAGATTTAGGAGTCGTGCCGAATCCTGTGATGGCTGCATTCTCATCAAGGGGACCTAGTTTAATTGAGCCAGCAATACTCAAG CCTGATGTCACTGCACCTGGGGTTGATGTAATCGCTGCTTACACTGAAGCTCTAGGGCCATCTGAACTACCTTTTGACAAGCGTCGGACACCTTACATCACCATGTCTGGCACTTCAATGTCATGCCCTCATGTTTCCGGCATTGTTGGCCTCCTTAGAGCTATCCATCCAGATTGGAGTCCAGCTGCTCTTAAATCTGCAATCATGACAACAG CAAAAACAATATCTAACTCCAAGAAGAGAATACTCGATGCTGATGGCCAACCTGCGACACCATTTGCATATGGTGCAGGACATGTGAATCCAAATCGTGCAGCAGATCCTGGCCTAGTTTATGACACGAACGAGATTGATTACCTTAACTTCTTATGTGCCCATGGCTATAACAGTACCTTCATAATAGAATTCTCAGGCGTGCCTTATAAATGTCCTGAGAATGCTAGCTTGGCTGAATTCAACTATCCTTCAATCACAGTACCTGATCTCAATGGCCCAGTGACTGTTACTCGCCGAGTGAAGAACGTAGGGGCTCCGGGCACATACACAGTCAAAGCTAAGGCACCACCTGAGGTTTCAGTGGTTGTTGAACCTTCAAGCTTGGAATTCAAGAAAGCCGGTGAAGAGAAGATTTTCAAGGTTACTTTTAAGCCTGTAGTGAATGGAATGCCGAAAGACTACACATTTGGGCACCTTACGTGGTCAGATAGCAACGGCCATCATGTCAAGAGTCCTCTTGTGGTGAAGCATGCGTAG